One Streptomyces hundungensis DNA segment encodes these proteins:
- a CDS encoding M4 family metallopeptidase, which translates to MEIPRAARLLTVALACLSASAVALPAATAAPAPHPAPPAGPVAFAAAPFTADPTPAVRSRVVDAAQKALAAHAGAAHRADGDAFFVRNLIVDRDGSASVRFDRTYKGLPTYGGDVVVRLDKDGTYRSLATGSGTSASVSTEPQLAASSAVDASKAVFRGQVESVSAAHLAVRMEGTGATLVWETVVSGVRPDRTPSRLHVLVDARTGKVVRTSDEVSTFAVEGAARATASKVGAAARAAAPTAAGTGQSIYSGKVALDVTQSGSGYSMTDPAHGNGYTTNLNHATSGTGSVFTSSSGTFGNGSTSDPASAGADVHYGAAKTFDYYKNVQGRNGIFGDGRGVPSRTHYGNAYVNAFWDGTQMTYGDGQNNARPLVELDVAGHEMSHGVSGALTGWDETGETGGMNEGTSDIFGTMVEFYANNPVDTPDYTMGELININGDNRPLRYMYNPSLDGQSPNCWNSSNGGLDPHYSMGPLNHWFFLAAVGSGDHGYGSSPTCNNSTVTGIGNDKAAKIWYKALASYANSSENYHQARTDSLRAAADLYGTHCTEYNTIDAAWAAVSVTGADPVPGSCNSQPGSPSVTNPGNQKGTVGTAVSVQIQASDPGGQTLTYSATGLPAGLSINSSTGLISGTPTTAGTSSVTVTAKNTDNATGTASFTWTITDGGTPPQGCGDLPAWSASRSYVPGDQVAYNGHKWSSQWYSTGAEPGAPGSWAVWKDAGAC; encoded by the coding sequence ATGGAGATACCAAGAGCCGCGAGACTCTTGACGGTCGCGCTGGCCTGTCTGTCCGCGTCCGCCGTCGCCCTGCCCGCCGCCACCGCGGCCCCGGCGCCGCACCCCGCGCCACCGGCCGGCCCGGTCGCCTTCGCCGCCGCTCCCTTCACGGCCGACCCGACACCCGCCGTTCGCAGCCGGGTCGTCGACGCCGCGCAGAAGGCGTTGGCGGCCCACGCGGGCGCCGCACACCGGGCCGACGGGGACGCCTTCTTCGTCCGCAACCTGATCGTGGACCGGGACGGCTCCGCCTCCGTCCGCTTCGACCGCACGTACAAGGGCCTTCCCACCTATGGCGGCGACGTCGTCGTGCGCCTGGACAAGGACGGTACGTACCGGTCGCTCGCCACCGGTTCGGGGACCTCGGCGTCGGTCTCCACCGAGCCCCAACTGGCCGCGTCCAGCGCCGTGGACGCTTCGAAGGCCGTGTTCAGGGGACAGGTCGAGTCGGTGTCCGCCGCGCACCTCGCGGTGCGGATGGAAGGCACCGGGGCGACCTTGGTGTGGGAGACGGTCGTCAGCGGCGTGCGCCCGGACCGTACGCCGAGCCGACTGCACGTCCTGGTGGACGCCCGTACCGGCAAGGTCGTACGGACCAGTGACGAGGTGAGCACGTTCGCGGTCGAGGGGGCCGCGCGCGCCACCGCCTCGAAGGTCGGTGCGGCGGCGCGGGCCGCCGCACCGACGGCCGCCGGGACGGGCCAGTCGATCTACAGCGGAAAGGTCGCGCTCGACGTCACCCAGAGCGGCAGCGGCTACTCGATGACGGACCCCGCGCACGGCAACGGCTACACCACCAACCTCAACCACGCCACCAGCGGCACCGGTTCGGTCTTCACCAGCTCCAGCGGCACCTTCGGCAACGGCTCCACCAGCGACCCCGCCTCGGCCGGCGCGGATGTGCACTACGGCGCGGCGAAGACGTTCGACTACTACAAGAACGTGCAGGGCCGCAACGGCATCTTCGGCGACGGCCGGGGCGTGCCGTCCCGCACGCACTACGGCAACGCCTATGTGAACGCGTTCTGGGACGGCACCCAGATGACGTACGGCGACGGCCAGAACAACGCGCGTCCGCTGGTCGAACTCGACGTCGCGGGGCACGAGATGAGCCACGGTGTCAGTGGCGCGCTCACCGGCTGGGACGAGACCGGTGAGACCGGCGGCATGAACGAGGGCACCAGCGACATCTTCGGCACGATGGTCGAGTTCTACGCCAACAACCCGGTGGACACGCCCGACTACACCATGGGCGAGCTCATCAACATCAACGGTGACAACCGGCCGCTGCGCTACATGTACAACCCCTCACTCGACGGCCAGTCCCCCAACTGCTGGAACAGCAGCAACGGCGGTCTCGACCCGCACTACTCGATGGGCCCGCTGAACCACTGGTTCTTCCTCGCGGCCGTCGGCAGCGGCGACCACGGCTACGGCTCCAGCCCCACCTGCAACAACTCGACGGTGACCGGCATCGGCAACGACAAGGCCGCCAAGATCTGGTACAAGGCGCTCGCCTCCTACGCCAACAGCAGCGAGAACTACCACCAGGCACGCACCGACTCGCTGCGCGCCGCCGCTGACCTCTACGGCACGCACTGCACCGAGTACAACACCATCGACGCCGCCTGGGCGGCGGTCAGCGTCACCGGCGCCGACCCCGTTCCCGGCAGCTGCAACAGCCAGCCGGGTTCGCCTTCGGTGACCAACCCGGGCAACCAGAAGGGCACGGTCGGCACCGCCGTCTCCGTGCAGATCCAGGCGAGCGACCCGGGCGGTCAGACGCTCACCTACAGTGCGACCGGCCTGCCCGCGGGTCTTTCGATCAACTCCTCCACCGGTCTCATCAGCGGTACTCCGACGACCGCCGGCACCTCGTCGGTGACCGTCACGGCGAAGAACACCGACAACGCCACCGGCACGGCCTCCTTCACCTGGACGATCACCGACGGCGGCACGCCGCCCCAGGGCTGTGGCGATCTGCCGGCCTGGAGCGCCTCCCGCAGCTATGTGCCGGGCGACCAGGTCGCGTACAACGGCCACAAGTGGTCCTCGCAGTGGTACTCGACCGGCGCCGAGCCGGGCGCGCCCGGTTCCTGGGCCGTCTGGAAGGACGCGGGAGCCTGCTGA